The Bacteroidia bacterium DNA window GATGCCTCGCGCACAAGATCATCATTGGTAAAGTCCGTTCCCATCCAGCTTTGGCCCATCATGCTGGGTGGCAGCTTAATGTTACGCTCTATATTGGGCATCCAGTTCCAGACTTCTTTGTCTCTCTTCAGGAAAGCGCTACCTGCCTCCCGTGCCGGGGCGGTAATGAGGATGAGGCTGTAATCCTCTCCTTTTGTCCAGCTTTTCATTTCCATGTCCCGCGTCCAGTTTGTCCGTACAATCTGTATGGTCATTTCAGATTTCATGGTTTTAGTGCCCCTGGCTCTTTCATCGGCCTTGCGCACAATGTCCGTTGCGGATTCTGTCTGGGCCATGCCGAAGGTGATCCCGCTAAAGAGCATCATCAATACTATCAATTTTTTCATCGTGGTACGAATTGGTCAATAATCATTTGTTTCACTTGTGCCATTGGAAAATTGTCAGGGTCAAACATCAGGTGCATTTGCACACCATCCAGCACTGCCGAAAAATATCGGGTTATGGTAACCGGGTCTGCGTGGCCTTTTTCGGCAAAATACCGTTCGAGTACCTTCTGGTAAGTCGCAACCCTCGTTTTCATTTTTTCAATGAGCAATGGCGCCACATCCGGCTGAAATACCAATGCACTATATAGCCGCCACCGCTTTGGCTGC harbors:
- a CDS encoding outer membrane lipoprotein-sorting protein → MKKLIVLMMLFSGITFGMAQTESATDIVRKADERARGTKTMKSEMTIQIVRTNWTRDMEMKSWTKGEDYSLILITAPAREAGSAFLKRDKEVWNWMPNIERNIKLPPSMMGQSWMGTDFTNDDLVREASVVNDYTHKIIGSQIIAGRDTWKIEMTPKPKAAVVWGKVIVYIDKTDYIQLKSEMYDEDGELVNTMLMSDLKEMDGRLIPTRTELIPADKPGQKTVMIMKSAEFDRPIEDEFFTVQNMKRVK